Proteins encoded together in one Tripterygium wilfordii isolate XIE 37 chromosome 14, ASM1340144v1, whole genome shotgun sequence window:
- the LOC120014846 gene encoding uncharacterized protein LOC120014846, which yields MSRSRLHAILSTFVSVHPHETSALLHSSSCFFFILSAYFVVLPLRDDGAISLGLSNLPGLFVGSLVLTLIAAPLSTLIFSLPNFSKAKALVLVHRFFSLSLVIFFVLWHFSSPGYTSVNPKGIIAISSELKEDLKVDANQTIPAPSGGWGNYDLFYISVRTGLFLWLALLNLITISSTWARIIDVMDSESGSRLFGFIGAGATFGQLFGSLFTAGLAWLGPFLLLFAALLMELAAQSSKGISKDISLVPEELSPIREDIPDQQSDANGQTAPSLKALSPRSTAHMPKPHVWAILDGFQLIFASKYLLSVSLFLWLGAVVSSFFYFQKVTVIAMTVTSSLGRRRLFAQINSWIAIFILTGQLTLTGRILTIAGITTALCSAPVVAFSNLVAVAVWPTWVAVAISETLRKVTTYVVTRPGRELLFTVVSQDEKYKAKLCIDVIVQRLGDATAAGMYKFLSSTLHGETSTVSLYALPACLLWIVTAFHLGQRQQHFAKFQAVSTS from the exons ATGAGCAGGTCCCGTTTACATGCCATCCTGTCCACATTCGTCTCGGTGCACCCTCACGAGACCTCTGCTCTGCTCCATTCCTCCTCATGCTTCTTCTTT ATTTTGAGCGCTTATTTTGTGGTGCTGCCTTTGCGGGATGATGGTGCAATCTCTCTCGGATTATCAAACCTTCCTGGCCTGTTTGTGGGTTCGCTAGTCCTCACCTTGATTGCCGCTCCTCTTTCTACTCTCATTTTCTCTTTGCCGAATTTCTCCAAGGCCAAA GCTTTGGTTCTGGTACACAGGTTTTTTAGTTTGTCTCTTGTGATATTCTTCGTCCTGTGGCACTTTTCCTCTCCAGGATATACATCAGTCAATCCAAAG GGTATCATTGCCATATCTTCTGAGTTAAAGGAGGATCTAAAAGTCGATGCGAATCAAACCATTCCTGCTCCTTCCGGAGGTTGGGGAAACTATGATTTGTTTTACATTTCAGTGAGAACTGGATTGTTCCTTTGG CTTGCTTTGCTTAATCTTATCACTATTTCTTCAACCTGGGCTAGGATAATTGACGTGATGGATAGTGAG TCAGGTTCAAGACTATTTGGGTTCATTGGTGCTGGTGCCACATTTGGCCAGCTTTTTGGATCTTTGTTTACTGCAGGATTGGCTTGGCTCGGACCAT TCTTACTTTTATTTGCGGCTCTGTTAATGGAGCTTGCGGCACAGTCATCAAAAGGGATCAGTAAGGATATATCCCTTGTCCCTGAAGAATTATCTCCCATCAG AGAAGATATACCTGATCAACAAAGTGACGCTAATGGGCAGACAGCACCTTCTTTAAAAGCTTTATCCCCTCGATCAACTGCACATATGCCAAAGCCTCATGTCTGGGCTATCTTAGATGGATTCCAGCTCATATTTGCCTCAAAGTACTTATTGTCTGTGTCCTTATTCTTGTGGTTGGGTGCAGTTGTCTCCTCGTTCTTCTATTTTCAG AAAGTCACTGTAATAGCCATGACAGTTACAAGCTCTCTTGGCAGAAGAAGATTGTTTGCCCAGATAAATAGCTGGATTGCTATTTTTATCCTTACTGGACAACTTACATTAACA GGGCGAATTCTTACCATTGCTGGGATTACTACAGCTCTATGTTCTGCTCCAGTTGTTGCTTTTTCAAACTTGGTTGCTGTTGCTGTTTGGCCAACCTGGGTTGCAGTTGCCATTTCTGAGACTTTAAGAAAG GTAACTACTTACGTTGTAACTAGGCCTGGAAGAGAACTGCTATTTACAGTTGTCTCACAGGATGAGAAATACAAAGCTAAG CTATGCATAGATGTGATCGTTCAACGACTTGGTGATGCTACAGCGGCAGGAATGTACAAATTTCTTTCCAGCACTCTTCATGGGGAAACTTCAACAGTCTCTCTCTATGCTCTGCCT GCATGCCTATTGTGGATAGTCACCGCATTTCATTTGGGACAACGGCAACAACACTTTGCAAAGTTTCAAGCTGTTTCCACCTCTTGA
- the LOC120014481 gene encoding mini-chromosome maintenance complex-binding protein, with protein sequence MVGPPYDCLANPLGAVRLTFEKAISSGSLDPASFGGKDWGAIDLFRNFLFDQANVSQVPLLNPTSIRWVQPHSLVRFRGMIQDMLGNEFYAGAYKDGSVWRTNKFADVSHFPNVSASNMQIWERRLLYCVPVPGLNSWTESHSEVGRNGSTDQTFLQREKRRRMDVEATDSMVSMVTYNEFQDSPNAKKMREDGNTSMSSQIQDEQAKGSCSTALPDIERDSLPCLVKVYDSPESELKLNDVFEFVGVLTFDSELMVEKDDYDELSTGLGDDDLVHGPPNKVPRLHCIIHRKLAMLDFLHGGPPTMEPKLDLVKMAREALLGHLTTVLGNDGLAAHFMLLHLLSRVHARVDNVAVGKLSLNLTALNKESVTVFGTQLRISLESLLPFTHWIPLTVQYLNTASLAPRKDYDINRLVPGVLQLAEGSQLIIDETKLEAGTLNPVGVENVRLLKELTELQKVDYDFKYYKMEMAADVHLLVLSEGKSNILPADIVIPFQPSVVSNAVVAAEALEAWRWYLSTVRSLPHSIDLEMQKVVENDLVAARQADRSLGSQDFSRWLTMGRLMSASFGETCLTLEHWQMVRELERLRSERLK encoded by the exons atggtGGGACCTCCGTACGATTGCCTGGCGAATCCATTGGGAGCCGTCCGATTGACTTTCGAGAAGGCGATCTCCTCTGGATCCCTCGATCCGGCATCCTTCGGCGGCAAAGACTGGGGCGCCATCGATCTCTTTCGCAACTTCCTCTTCGACCAAGCCAACGTCTCTCAG GTTCCATTACTTAATCCTACAAGCATCAGATGGGTTCAGCCCCATTCGCTTGTTCGATTCCGTGGTATGATACAAGACATGCTGGGTAATGAGTTCTACGCAGGAGCCTACAAG gATGGCTCTGTGTGGAGGACCAACAAGTTTGCTGATGTCTCTCACTTCCCAAATGTCTCTGCATCTAATATGCAGATCTGGGAACGTCGTTTGCTGTACTGTGTTCCA GTCCCTGGCCTGAATTCATGGACTGAATCTCATTCGGAAGTAGGAAGAAATGGATCCACCGATCAGACATTCCTACAAAGAGAGAAGCGGCGGAGAATGGATGTTGAAGCTACTGATAGCATGGTTTCTATG GTAACATATAACGAGTTTCAAGATTCTCCTAATGCCAAAAAAATG AGAGAGGATGGAAACACTTCTATGTCTTCCCAGATTCAAGACGAGCAAGCTAAGGGTAGTTGTTCTACTGCATTACCTGATATTGAAAGAGATTCTCTTCCGTGTCTGGTAAAG GTTTATGACTCTCCCGAGTCTGAGTTGAAGCTGAATGATGTTTTTGAGTTTGTTGGGGTCCTCACCTTTGATTCAGAGCTCATGGTGGAGAAAGATGATTATGATGAGTTGTCAACCGGTttaggtgatgatgatttggtcCATGGGCCACCTAACAAG GTGCCTCGTCTCCACTGTATTATTCACAGGAAGCTTGCTATGCTTGACTTTCTACATGGTGGTCCTCCCACAATGGAG CCAAAACTGGATTTAGTAAAAATGGCAAGGGAAGCTCTGTTGGGACATCTTACAACTGTTCTCGGCAATGATGGGTTAGCAGCACATTTCATGTTGTTGCATCTTCTGTCCAGG GTACATGCTAGAGTAGACAACGTTGCTGTTGGGAAGCTTTCACTAAATCTTACCGCTTTAAACAAAGAGAGCGTGACTGTGTTTGGCACTCAGCTTCGAATTTCCCTTGAGAGCCTCTTGCCATTCACGCATTGGATACCCCTTACTGTGCAATATCTTAACACTGCTTCACTTGCTCCAAGAAAGGATTATGATATAAACAG ACTGGTACCTGGTGTTCTGCAGCTAGCTGAGGGCTCGCAGCTGATCATTGATGAGACAAAATTGGAAGCAGGCACCCTCAACCCTGTCGGAGTAGAGAATGTGAGGTTGCTTAAAGAGTTAACAGAGCTCCAAAAG GTTGACTATGATTTTAAGTATTATAAAATGGAGATGGCAGCTGATGTGCACTTGCTAGTTCTCTCTGAGGGGAAATCAAATATCTTGCCAGCAGATATAGTTATACCTTTCCAGCCTTCTGTGGTCTCCAATGCAGTTGTGGCTGCAGAAGCACTGGAAGCCTGGAGATGGTATTTGTCCACAGTTAGATCCTTGCCACATTCTATTGACTTAGAAATGCAGAAG GTGGTAGAAAACGACTTGGTTGCAGCAAGGCAAGCAGATCGTAGTTTAGGCAGCCAAGACTTTAGCAG GTGGTTAACAATGGGTCGTCTAATGTCTGCAAGTTTTGGTGAAACCTGCCTGACATTGGAGCACTGGCAAATGGTTAGGGAGTTGGAGAGGCTGAGAAGCGAGAGACTGAAGtga